GCGGCCGCCAGCAGCCGCAGACACGCTCCGCCGCTCGGCCCGATCGCTTTTATCCCGGTCCGTGCGGACTGTGCCCGGGCGTAGGTGAGCACCGCGTCCTCGCCGACGTAGGTGTCCGCGAGGGCCGCACGCGCGGGCCCGAACTCGCTGATGGCTGCCTCTTTCGGTGCCCCGGGTGGCGGCCCGGTGCCGGGGGATGTCGATATTTCCTGCCACAGATTACTGGCCGACCGGGAACCGCGTACGGTGGCGGGCCGTTGTGGAAGAGGGACCGGGTACGGGAAACCTCCCCGGCACTTTTATCCGGGCTTGACGGGTGAGGTGGATATGGTGGTGGCCCTGCTGGGCAGAAGAGCCGACCGAGGAGGTGTGGCCGAGGGCGACGTCCCCGTGCGGCGGCACCCCCGCGGCACCGCGTCGACCCGTACGCCGAAGCCCGTGATGAACCAGCCTGCGCACCCGAACCCGGACCAGCCCGCCGACGAGCTGTCGGAGGCCGGCGCCACCGAGGCCCCCGCCCTCGCGACCTTCACCGAGGGCCCCGACGCGCAGACCTGGACTCCGCCCACGTGGGAGGAGATCGTCGAGGCCCACAGCGCCCGCGTCTACCGCCTGGCCTACCGCCTGACGGGCAACCAGCACGACGCCGAGGACCTCACCCAGGAGGTCTTCGTCCGGGTGTTCCGCTCGCTGTCCACCTACACCCCCGGCACGTTCGAGGGCTGGCTGCACCGGATCACCACCAACCTGTTCCTGGACATGGTCCGCCGCCGCCAGCGCATCCGCTTCGACGCGCTCGCCGAGGACGCGGCCGAGCGGCTGGCCTCCCGCGAGCCCAGCCCGGCCCAGCACTTCAGCGACACCCACTTCGACGCCGACGTGCAGCAGGCCCTGGACACCCTCGCCCCGGAGTTCCGCGCCGCCGTGGTGCTCTGCGACATCGAGGGCCTGTCCTACGAGGAGATCGCCGCCACGCTGGGCGTCAAGCTCGGCACCGTCCGCAGCCGCATCCACCGCGGCCGTTCGCACTTGCGTGCCGCCCTCAAGCACCGCGCCCCCGGCTCGGCCCCCGGCCGTGAGCGCCGCGGCGGCTCGGAGGAGCCGGTGCCGGTCGGCGCCGTCGCCGGCGAGGCCGCGGCAGCGGCGGGCGGGCGCGGACGGAGGCGATCGTGAGCGGGACCGGCCAGTCGGGGCCGGGCCGGCCGGAGTCGTCCGGCAAGTCCGGTACCAGGCGGGGCTGGGCCCTGCCGGGCCGTCGCGGCAGCGACGAGCCGGGCGAGAGCGGGCTGCCCGCCGCCACCCCGGAGCCCGGCGACGCGGCGCCGCGCGCCGTCGCCGTACGCCCCGCCGAACCCGCCGCCGAGGAGCACCACCTCGGCGAGCGCCTCTCCGCCTTCCTCGACGGCGAGCTCGGACACGACTCGCGCGATCGCGTCCAGTCCCACCTGGCGACCTGCCCGCAGTGCCTCGCCGAGGCCGACGCGGGCCGCGCCGTCAAGCACCTGCTCACCCGCACCGGCACCCCCGGCCCGTCCTCGGCACTGATGGCCCGGCTGATGGCCGTCGGCAGCCTCGACGACGACCCGGCGGACGACGACGACCTGCCCGGCGGCGGAGTCGCGGCCCCCGGCACGCTCGGCGGCAGCCGGCTGACCGGCGGTTCCTTCGGCCGCGGCGCCGGTGCCTCCTTCGGCGCGGGCGCGCTCGGCGCCGACACTCCGCTGCCCGGCGTCGACCCGCGCGCGTTCGGTCGCGGCGGGGCGGTGCTGCGCCCGCTGATCGGCCGCCGGGCCGAGCGCCCCGAGGCTCCCGTCCGGCCGCAGCCGGCCGCCGCGGCAGCCGCCGTCCGGCCGTCCGCACCGCGCGGCCGGCGCTTCGTCTTCGCCGCCGCGGGCGCCTTCTCGGTGGCCGCGGTGACGCTGGGCGGCGTCGGCGGCGTCACCGCGCAGAGCGAGGACCAGCACGGCACCTCGGTCAGCCCGGCCGGCGACACCGGCCGCTCCGGCGGGCTGGTCCCGATGACCGCGCAGGTCCCGGTGGACTTCCCGGTCCGCCCGGTCGCCGCCACCCGCAACGCGACCCCGTCGCCGCTCCCGGACCACACCCCGGGCGGGCTGGCCGCCCTGCACCAGGAACCCCGTTAGACGCCGCGCGCGACGCACACGGCCACCGGCAGGTCTTCACCACGGGTTCGTCACACCGTGGCCACGGGGACCGGCCGGTGGCCATTACCCTGTAGGAACCGTCGTCCGGCGAGCTAGGGAGCTTAGGTGTTCAGCGACGTAGGCGGGCTGGAGATCCTGACCCTGATCGTGATGGCGATCATCATCTTCGGCCCCGACAAGCTGCCGAAGCTGATCCAGGACACCATGGGCTTCATCCGGAAGGTCCGGTCCTTCGCGGACAGCGCGAAGGAGGACATCCGCAGCGAGCTGGGCCCCGAGTTCAAGGACTTCGAGTTCGAGGACCTGCACCCGAAGACCTTCGTCCGCAAGCAGCTCATGGGCGGTCAGGACGACCCGCTGGGCTTCAAGGACATGAAGGACTCGCTCGACATCCGGTCCGTCCTGGACGACAAGCCCGCCGCCCCCGTGACCGGCCGCACCGGCGGCGTCGGCTTCGAGAAGGCCGCCGCCGCGTCCTCCGGCCCGCCGCTCCAGCCCGGCGAGCGCCCCCCGTTCGACCCCGACGCGACCTGACCGCGCCTGCGCTCCGGCCACGCCGCCGCCCCGCTCGCCCGCACGGTTTGAGCGGGGCGGCGGCGTGCGCGCCGCTATTGTGCTGATTGCTCCCGACGGGCCGTCCGCCGGATTCCGCGTTCCCGTGGACCGAAGACGCCTCGCGGGAGCGCCGCGGTACGCCAGGATGGGAGCGCGCCACGGCAGGCATACGTGCGTTTGAGGAGGCCCGGGGATGGACGCGACGAGTCAGGCGGTGGGGACGACGGCGACGGCCGGCAGCCCGGTGGTGGGCGGGCAGGCAGGCCCGGCGGACCCGCTGGTGCCGTACCTGTCCGCCGACTTCCCCTGGTACGGCCTGGACGACGCCTGGACCGGCCGCCGCTACCTGATGCAGGCCGGTGCGGGGGGCGTGCGCACCGGGGCCGCCAGCGTCGACTACGGCACCCTCGGCCACGGCGAGGACCCGGCCAGGCAGTACGAGCCGCGCGACACGCGGAAGTTCGCCGTCGTGGTGACCGTGGCCCGCCGCGACAGCCGCCGCAGCGCCGACAACACCGGCACCCTGGAGGCGACGTCCGCCTCCTCCGCCGCCTGGCTGGCCGGCTGCGGCCTGCTCACCGCGACCTGGCCCGGGCAACTGGACCGGGCGCTGCGCCAGGACTGGCTGGAGCAGCAGAGCGCCATCGCCTGGGACCTCGCCGACGACCTGTCCGGCCCCGGCTGGTCCACCCTCAGCCTCCCGGTCAACGGCCTGCCGCAGCCCTTCCGCTACCGCGAGTCCGAGTACGGCTGGGTGCTCGCCGGCGAGGCCCCCGGCGTCCTGCTCGGCGCCTACGGCCGCGGCGTGAGCGCCTACGGCACCGGCTTCGCCACCGTCCCCGACCTCACCACGTACACCTGCCCGTAGCCGCTCCTGCGCTCGTCCTCGGAGCGTCCTCGGAGCGTGCTCGGAGCGTGCTCGGCGGACGTGCCGAAGGCCGGGTGGCGAGCCACCCGGCCTTCGGTTCCCGGCGGTCCGTCAGAACTTGTTCTTGGGCGTCAGGCCGAGGGAGAGCCCGGACAGGCCGCGCTGGCGGCCGCCCAGCTTGCCGGCGACGGCGCGCAGGGCGGCGCCGGCCGGGGAGTCGGGGGCGGCGAGCACGACCGGGCGGCCGTCGTCGCCGCCCTCGCGCAGGCGGACGTCGATCGGGATCGAGCCGAGCACGGGGACGGTCGCGCCGACGGTGCGGGTGAGCGCGTCCGCGACGGTCTGGCCGCCGCCGGTGCCGAAGACGTCGATCATCTCGTCGCAGTGCGGGCACGGCATGCCGGACATGTTCTCGATCACGCCGACGATCTTCTGGTGGGTCTGCACCGCGATGGTGCCGGCCCGCTCGGCCACCTCGGCGGCGGCCATCTGCGGGGTGGTGACGATCAGGATCTCCGCGTTGGGGATCAGCTGGGCCACCGAGATCGCGATGTCGCCGGTGCCGGGCGGCAGGTCCAGCAGCAGCACGTCCAGGTCGCCCCACCACACGTCGGCGAGGAACTGCTGGAGCGCGCGGTGCAGCATCGGGCCGCGCCAGACCACCGGGGCGTTGCCCGGGGTGAACATGCCGATCGAGATGACCTTCACGCCGTTCGCCTGCGGCGGCATGATCATGTCCTGGACCTGGGTCGGCCGGCCCTCGACGCCCAGCATGCGCGGCACGCTGTGGCCGTAGATGTCGGCGTCCACCACGGCGACCTTCAGGCCGTCCGCGGCCATCGCGGCGGCCAGGTTGACCGTCACGGAGGACTTGCCGACGCCGCCCTTGCCGGAGGCGACGGCGTAGACCCGGGTCAGCGTGCCCGGCTTGGCGAACGGGATCTCCCGCTCGGGGGCGCCGCCGCGCAGCAGCTGGGACAGCTCCTTGCGCTGCTCGTCGCTCATCACGTCGAGTTCGACCTCGACGCCGGTCACGCCGGGGACCTTCCCGACCGCCTCGCGGACGCGGGTGACGATGGTCTCGCGCATCGGACAGCCGGAGACGGTCAGGTAGACCGCGACGCGCACCGCGCCGCCCTCGGCGATCTCGACCGATTTCACCATGCCGATCTCGGTGATCGGGCGGTTGATCTCCGGGTCGTTGACGGTCGCGAGCGCCTGGCGTACGGACTCCTCCGTGACGCCGACCGCGACCTCTGTCTCGTTGGCCATGCCTTGATGGTACGGCGCTGGACGAGCCCCTTAACCCGCCGGTAGCGTGCCGCCGGTCACAGCGCCTCCGACGCCTCCCGGCGGTCGTCGATGTCCTTGAGCAGCGCCTGGAGTTCGGAGCGGATGAAGTCGCGGGTGGCGACCTCGCCGAGCCCGTGCCGCAGCGCGGCCACCTCGCGGGTCAGGTACTCGGTGTCCGCGATGTTGCGGTCGCTGCGGGACCGGTCCTGCTCCATGTTGACCCGGTCCCGGTTGTCCTGGCGGTTCTGCGCGAGCAGGATCAGCGGGGCCGCGTACGAGGCCTGGAGGGACAGCACCAGGGTGAGGAAGATGAACGGGTAGCTGTCGAACCGGACGGACTCCGGCAGCAGGGTGTTCCAGGCCACCCAGATGATGATCACGACCGTCATCCAGACGATGAACCGTCCGGTGCCGAGGAAGCGCGCGATCCGCTCGGAGAGCTTGCCGAAGGCCTCCGGGTCGTAGGAGGGCAGCGTGATCAGGCCTGGCCGGGCGGTGCGCGGCTGGTCGAGCCGGGCCCGGGCCGAGCCGGTGACCTGCACGGCCTCGGCGCGGCGGTCCCGGCCGCCCTCGCGGGTGCGCAGATCGCGCAGCTGGCGCAGCTGGCGCAGTTCGCTCTGCAGGCGCCGGCGCGCGGGCTCGTCGTTCGCCCGCCCCTTGCGGTCAGCGTCCACCGGTCACCCCTTCGCTCTCGTGCTGGTCGTGGTCGTGGTCGCGGGCGTGCAGCGCGGCGTCGCGCCAGTCCTCCGGCAGCAGGTGGTCGAGCACGTCGTCGACGGTCACCGCGCCGAGCAGGTGGTCCGCCTCGTCGACGACCGGGGCGGCGACCAGGTTGTAGGTCGCCAGGTAGCTGGTGATCAGCGACAGCGGGGTGTCCGGCGGCAGCGGGTCGAGGTCGTCGTCGACCAGCGAGCCGACCAGGACGTACGGGGGTTCGCGCAGCAGCCGCTGGAAGTGCACGGTGCCCAGGTACCGGCCGGTCGGGGTCTCGCTCGGCGGGCGGCAGACGAACACCTGCGCGGCGAGCGCGGGCTTGTGGTCGCGGACCCGGATCCGGGCCAGCGCCTCGGCCACCGTGGCGTCCGGCTCCAGGACGACCGGCTCGGTGGTCATCAGACCGCCCGCGGTGTCCTCCTCGTAGGCCAGCAGGCGGCGGACCGGCTCGGCCTCGTCGGGCTCCATCAGCTGGAGCAGGCGCTCGGCCTCGTCGCCGGGCAGCTCGGAGAGCAGGTCGGCGGCGTCGTCCGGGTCCATCGCCTCCAGGACGTCGGCGGCGCGCTCGTCCTTGAGCTTGCCGATGATCTCGACCTGGTCGTCCTCGGGCAGCTCCTCCAGGACGTCGGCGAGCCGCTCGTCGTCGAGCGCCGCGGCCACCTCGGCGCGGCGCTTGGCGGAGAGGTGGTGCATGACGCCGGCCAGGTCGGCCGGGCGAAGCTGCTCGAAGGTGGCGAGCAGGTTGGCGGCGCCCTGGTCCTGCTCGGGCAGCGTGAAGCCGGTGACGTCCTGCCAGTCCAGGGTCAGCCGCTCGCCCTTGCCCTTGCGCAGCCGCCCGGCCCGGCCGAGCTGGACGAAGAGCTTGCTGATCTCCCACTCGCGCAGCCGGGTCTGGATCATGCCGACGTCCAGCACGGTGACCGGCTCGCCGTTCTTGGACCAGGTGACGGTGCGGTCCAGCAACTCGGCGAGGACGAGCGTCTCGTTGGGGCGCTGCTCGAAGCGGCGCATGTTGATCACGCCGGTGGTGAGCACCTGGCCGGACTCCAGGCTGGTCACCCTGGTCATCGGCAGGAAGATCCGGCGCCGCCCGACCACCTCGACCACCAGCCCCAGGACCCGGGGCGGGCGGCCGCCGAGCCGCAGCGAGACGACGACGTCCCGGACCCGGCCGACCTGGTCGCCGTTCGGGTCGAAGACCGCGATGGCGGAGAGATGGGAGATGAAGACCCGGGTGCCTGGCCCTGCCATGAACTCCCTCGACTCGCTCGATGCCGTGCTCGGTACGCCGGGGCGTACCCGCGGCCAAGGCTACCCGCGGGGCGCGGGCCCGGCCCGGCGAGGCACGGTACCGACAGCGGGAGTCTCGGGCATGAACCTTTAGCGACGCTTGAACAGCAGTTTGGGCAGGCCGGCCGGGATCGGGCGGCGGGTGGTGGCAGGGGAGGGCATCGGCCGGGCCGCGTGCGAGTCGTCCGGCATCGCGCCGGGGCGCTCGGCGAGCGGGCCGACCGGCTCCAGCCGCAGCACCCGGCACTCGCGGGCCCACCGGTCGGCGATGGTGTCGGTGTCGGGGGCGTTCAGCCGCTTGCCCTTGAGCTCCTCGACGGCGCCCAGCCAGGCCTCCCCGTGCGGGGCCAGCTCGCTGACCCGGGCCTGCCAGCCGGTGAGCCGGCCGCCCTTGTCCTTGCTGCGGACGGTGACCACGGCGACGGAGCCGGCGGCCAGCCCGTGCAGCGGCTGCTCGCCGCCGTCGCCGACGACGACCACGGCGCCGTCGTACCAGGCGTGCCAGAGCGCGCGGGCGTGCTCCTGGCCGTCGGCGCGGACCCAGAGCAGGCCGGACTTCTTCGCGGCCTCCTCCAGCAGGGCCTGGTCGAGGAAGTCGTCGGCGGTCGTGGGCGCGGGCGTACGGTCCATGCCGGACAGCGTACGGCCTCTGCTGTCCACGAGGTGTCTCGTCCGTTGAACGACAGTTCCATCAGTGACCCACGGGCCTTACGGTAAGAGCCGCCCAGCCACCGTCTCCAGCGAAGGAGCGCCGTGCCCGCCGCCCGGCCCGCGACCGCCCCCGCCCGCACGGCCCCCGCCGCGGCGCCCGCCCACCCGCTTCCCGTCCTCGACCTGGCGCTGCTCGCCGTGTCGATCGGCGGCGTCTCGCTGTCCGGCCCGCTGATCAGCGCGACCGCCGCGCCCGCGCTGGCGATCGCGTTCTGGCGCAACGTCATGTCGGTCGGCGTGCTCGGCCCGTGGACGCTGCTGCGGCACCGCGCCGAGCTGCGCGGCATCGGCCGCCGGGCACTGCTGCTGGCGATCGCGGCCGGGGCGCTGCTGGCCGTCCACTTCGCGCTGTGGACGCCGAGCCTGCGGATGACCTCGGTCGCCTCCGCCACCGCCCTGGTCACCACCTGCCCGCTCTGGACGATCCTGCTGATGCGGCTGCTCGGTGTGCGGGCGCCGCGGCTGGTCCGGATCGGCATGTGCGTGGCCTTCGCCGGCGTGCTGGTCCTGACGGGCGTGGACCTCTCGCTCTCTCCCCGCGCGCTGCTCGGCGACGCCCTGGCGCTCGGCGCGGGCCTCGCCCAGGCCGGGTACATGCTGCTGGGCGCCGAGGTGCGCAGGACCGTCGGCACCTCCGCCTACACGCTGGTCTGCTACGCCACCACCGCGGTGGGACTGCTGGCCGCCTGCCTGGTGGCCGGGACGCCGCTGTCCGGCTGGCCGGCCGGGGTGTGGTGGCAGATCGCCCTGCTCATGGTCACCGCGCAGCTGCTCGGCCACTCGCTGAGCAACCGGGTGGTGCGCACCCTCGGCCCGTCCGTCACCTCCACCGCGCTCCTGCTGGAGACCCCGGGCGCCACGCTGATCGCCGCCCTCTGGCTCGGCCAGTGGCCCCCGGTGGCCGCCCTGCCGGCGGTGGTGCTGATCCTGCTCGGCCTGGTCCTGGTCGCCCGCGGCCGTCGGTGAGGGCGGTTACAGCCAGCCGTTGCGGCGGAAGCCGCGGTACATCCCGATGCAGATCAGCACGATCGCGCCGAGCACCATCGGATAGCCGTACTTCTGGTGCAGCTCGGGCATGTTGTCGAAGTTCATGCCGTACACGCCGGTGATCATCGTGGGCACGGCGAAGATCGCGGCCCAGGCGGTGATCTTGCGCATGTCCTCGTTCTGCGCGACCGAGACCTGCGCAAGGTTGGCCTGGAGCAGCGAGTTCAGCAGCTCGTCGAAGCCGTGCACCTGCTCGGTGACCCGGGCGAGGTGGTCGGCGACGTCCCGGAAGTACTTCTGGACGTCCGGGTCGACGAGCCGCTGGAGCGGCTCCGAGAGCTGCTGCATCGGGCGCAGCAGCGGCACCACCGCGCGCTTGAACTCCAGCACCTCGCGCTTGAGTTGGTAGACCCGACCGACGTCGGTGCCGCGCCCGCCCTTGTTGGAGAAGACGTCGAACTCGATCTCGTCCACGTCGTTCTGCAGCCGCTCGGCGACCAGCAGGTAGTTGTCCACCACGTGGTCGGCGATGGCGTGCAGCACCGCGGCCGGGCCCTTGGCGAGCAGCCCGGCGTCGTCCGCGTCGGCCTCCAGCCGGTGCCGCAGGTCCTGCAGCGAACCGTGCCCGCCGTGCCGGACGGTGATCACGAAGTCCCGCCCGGCGAAGACCATCAGCTCGCCGGTCTCCACCACCTCGCTGGTCGGGGTGAGCTGGTCGTGCTCGACGTACCGGATGGTCTTGAAGACGGCGAACAGCACGTCGTCGTAGCGCTCGACCTTGGGCCGCTGGTGCGCGTGCACCGCGTCCTCGACCGCGAGCGGGTGCAGACCGAAGCGCTGCGCGATGCCCTCGAACTCCTCCTCGCTCGGCTCGTGCAGCCCGATCCAGCTGAACGAGCCCGCGCCGTCCGGGAGTTGCTGGGCGGCCTTGACTCTGCGGGCGGCCTCGCGCGGGCTGCAGCTCTGGCCTTTGCGGCGGCCGTGCTGGTAGACGGCGCAGTCCACCACCGCCGAGTCGGCGCCGCCAGGTGCCACGGCGTCGTAGCGGGCGGAGCCGGGGCGGAGGCGGTTGGTGCGGACGGCGGCGCGCAGGCTGTTGATCATCGACATGGCAGGCTCCGTAAGGTGTTGGTCGGCCCGGGAGGGCCGGATGTGGCTGACGGGGTCTTGCCTTCTGTGGCTCCTGAGGAGTGGCCGTCCGGTTCTCCGGGGCGCCCTGACCGCTGATTGAGATCTGCGTCCTGGTCGCTGTTTACGGAGCTGACGGCGGGGTGTTCTTCGGGCCGAGGAGAGTGCTGGTTTCGGCGTGGGGAGCGTGGGATGACAGAGCGGCGGGCCCGGATCTGGGTGGGGATCGACGCGGGCAAGGGTCACCACTGGGCGGCGGCGGTCGATGAGTCGGGGTTCCAGGTCTGGTCGAAGAAGATCGACAACGATGAGGCGGCGATCCTGGAGG
The nucleotide sequence above comes from Streptomyces kaniharaensis. Encoded proteins:
- the sigE gene encoding RNA polymerase sigma factor SigE, with product MNQPAHPNPDQPADELSEAGATEAPALATFTEGPDAQTWTPPTWEEIVEAHSARVYRLAYRLTGNQHDAEDLTQEVFVRVFRSLSTYTPGTFEGWLHRITTNLFLDMVRRRQRIRFDALAEDAAERLASREPSPAQHFSDTHFDADVQQALDTLAPEFRAAVVLCDIEGLSYEEIAATLGVKLGTVRSRIHRGRSHLRAALKHRAPGSAPGRERRGGSEEPVPVGAVAGEAAAAAGGRGRRRS
- a CDS encoding DUF1003 domain-containing protein, producing the protein MQSELRQLRQLRDLRTREGGRDRRAEAVQVTGSARARLDQPRTARPGLITLPSYDPEAFGKLSERIARFLGTGRFIVWMTVVIIIWVAWNTLLPESVRFDSYPFIFLTLVLSLQASYAAPLILLAQNRQDNRDRVNMEQDRSRSDRNIADTEYLTREVAALRHGLGEVATRDFIRSELQALLKDIDDRREASEAL
- a CDS encoding Mrp/NBP35 family ATP-binding protein; the encoded protein is MANETEVAVGVTEESVRQALATVNDPEINRPITEIGMVKSVEIAEGGAVRVAVYLTVSGCPMRETIVTRVREAVGKVPGVTGVEVELDVMSDEQRKELSQLLRGGAPEREIPFAKPGTLTRVYAVASGKGGVGKSSVTVNLAAAMAADGLKVAVVDADIYGHSVPRMLGVEGRPTQVQDMIMPPQANGVKVISIGMFTPGNAPVVWRGPMLHRALQQFLADVWWGDLDVLLLDLPPGTGDIAISVAQLIPNAEILIVTTPQMAAAEVAERAGTIAVQTHQKIVGVIENMSGMPCPHCDEMIDVFGTGGGQTVADALTRTVGATVPVLGSIPIDVRLREGGDDGRPVVLAAPDSPAGAALRAVAGKLGGRQRGLSGLSLGLTPKNKF
- a CDS encoding magnesium transporter MgtE N-terminal domain-containing protein; this encodes MAGPGTRVFISHLSAIAVFDPNGDQVGRVRDVVVSLRLGGRPPRVLGLVVEVVGRRRIFLPMTRVTSLESGQVLTTGVINMRRFEQRPNETLVLAELLDRTVTWSKNGEPVTVLDVGMIQTRLREWEISKLFVQLGRAGRLRKGKGERLTLDWQDVTGFTLPEQDQGAANLLATFEQLRPADLAGVMHHLSAKRRAEVAAALDDERLADVLEELPEDDQVEIIGKLKDERAADVLEAMDPDDAADLLSELPGDEAERLLQLMEPDEAEPVRRLLAYEEDTAGGLMTTEPVVLEPDATVAEALARIRVRDHKPALAAQVFVCRPPSETPTGRYLGTVHFQRLLREPPYVLVGSLVDDDLDPLPPDTPLSLITSYLATYNLVAAPVVDEADHLLGAVTVDDVLDHLLPEDWRDAALHARDHDHDQHESEGVTGGR
- a CDS encoding zf-HC2 domain-containing protein: MSGTGQSGPGRPESSGKSGTRRGWALPGRRGSDEPGESGLPAATPEPGDAAPRAVAVRPAEPAAEEHHLGERLSAFLDGELGHDSRDRVQSHLATCPQCLAEADAGRAVKHLLTRTGTPGPSSALMARLMAVGSLDDDPADDDDLPGGGVAAPGTLGGSRLTGGSFGRGAGASFGAGALGADTPLPGVDPRAFGRGGAVLRPLIGRRAERPEAPVRPQPAAAAAAVRPSAPRGRRFVFAAAGAFSVAAVTLGGVGGVTAQSEDQHGTSVSPAGDTGRSGGLVPMTAQVPVDFPVRPVAATRNATPSPLPDHTPGGLAALHQEPR
- a CDS encoding sec-independent translocase, with product MFSDVGGLEILTLIVMAIIIFGPDKLPKLIQDTMGFIRKVRSFADSAKEDIRSELGPEFKDFEFEDLHPKTFVRKQLMGGQDDPLGFKDMKDSLDIRSVLDDKPAAPVTGRTGGVGFEKAAAASSGPPLQPGERPPFDPDAT
- a CDS encoding DMT family transporter, with protein sequence MPAARPATAPARTAPAAAPAHPLPVLDLALLAVSIGGVSLSGPLISATAAPALAIAFWRNVMSVGVLGPWTLLRHRAELRGIGRRALLLAIAAGALLAVHFALWTPSLRMTSVASATALVTTCPLWTILLMRLLGVRAPRLVRIGMCVAFAGVLVLTGVDLSLSPRALLGDALALGAGLAQAGYMLLGAEVRRTVGTSAYTLVCYATTAVGLLAACLVAGTPLSGWPAGVWWQIALLMVTAQLLGHSLSNRVVRTLGPSVTSTALLLETPGATLIAALWLGQWPPVAALPAVVLILLGLVLVARGRR
- the corA gene encoding magnesium/cobalt transporter CorA, with the protein product MSMINSLRAAVRTNRLRPGSARYDAVAPGGADSAVVDCAVYQHGRRKGQSCSPREAARRVKAAQQLPDGAGSFSWIGLHEPSEEEFEGIAQRFGLHPLAVEDAVHAHQRPKVERYDDVLFAVFKTIRYVEHDQLTPTSEVVETGELMVFAGRDFVITVRHGGHGSLQDLRHRLEADADDAGLLAKGPAAVLHAIADHVVDNYLLVAERLQNDVDEIEFDVFSNKGGRGTDVGRVYQLKREVLEFKRAVVPLLRPMQQLSEPLQRLVDPDVQKYFRDVADHLARVTEQVHGFDELLNSLLQANLAQVSVAQNEDMRKITAWAAIFAVPTMITGVYGMNFDNMPELHQKYGYPMVLGAIVLICIGMYRGFRRNGWL